GCTTGGCTGGTGCTCGTCCTGGCCCCAGTTTCCAGCAGATGAGGGAGATGAGCAGGCGCAGGCAGGACTCGTGAGCTCGTTAGATGTTGTTTGATAGGAATTTTGGAAAACCTCACTGGTTGCCAGCATCCTGGTCATTTGAAATTTTCAGGCAGGAATGAATGCAGAATATAATTTCTTCTTCAGTTGTTCCAAATAACATTGAAAGCTGTAAGGATTTACCAGGTATCAGTTAGCTCTTGTTGCCTAATACCTCCACACCCCCAAACTCAGAGGCTGGAAACAATTACTGTTGTGCTGGGTGTCTGGGTCGGCTGGGTGGTTCTGCCCATTCTGGCCGGCCTTGCCGTGTGTTTCTGGTTACCTGGCACGTGAGCCAGCTGGCTGGTCCCAGAGGCCCTCCGTTGCATGGCTGGCCCTTGGCTGGGGAAGGAGCACTGACAGGACCCTTCGTTCGCCTCACTCAGCGGAGGCCAGTTCACCCCGTCCCACAGCCGGCTCAGGGACCCTGACAGTGAGCAGAGTAAGGACGGCCTCTGGAGGCCCAGGCTTGGAGCCGCTCCTTCTGCCCACCCAGGTCTGGGCTGGGGCTGACTCCACCTCTTCATGGGAGGAGCCACAGAGCCGCATTATGAGGGGCACAGATACAGGGAAGGGGATGGTTGGGAACCACTTGTGCAGCCAGCCTACCACTGTACAAACTAGTTTCCTGAAATAATGCTCAGGGAAAAGAGACCTCAGACTACCGGAAGGCAGTGCCGACGAAGTCACAGTCCAGGCGACGTTTCCATTGGAACGATGTGCATGGGGAGCTGTGTATAGAGAGGACAGGGTGCTGGAACCCAGAGCCCTGGGAGGGAGTGGTCCTCACAGGGCAGCTTCACTGGGCCCCGCAGGACGGCCCTGCTTCTGGGTGGAGAAGCCCAGATGTGCCTTCTGAGCACGATGGCCCGTGAGGCCCAGAGCTGAGAGAATGATGACCGCTCTCTCGTGTTAATTCACAAAACCCAGCACCTCAGGCAGTGTGGACTGAGCCTGAGATGTGTGCACCTGGGGAGCTGCAGGTGGGACAGTGGCAGGGCGCCAGCCTCCCCAGCACGTGCGGCCTGGGCCAGCTGGGCTGCTCTGGGAGGTGCCCCGCACCCCTGTGACGCTGGTTCCCTCACGGCTACTTGTCTCGCTGCTCCCCAGTCGGAGGCCTGCAGGACTTTGGCACCCGAGAAGGACAAGGCCACCAAGCACTGCTGCATTCATCTCCCGGATGGGACATCCTGCGTGGTGGCTGTCAAGGCGGGCTTCTCCATCAAAGACATCCTGTCCGGACTCTGTGAGCGGCATGGCATCAACGGGGCGGCCGCGGACCTCTTCCTGGTGGGCGGGGACAAGGTACTGGGCCCGCCTGACCCTCGTGCTGCCCTCAGGCCATGACCTCCCCGCTCCCTGGCCCCGAGCTTTGTCAGAGTCCTCAGGCTGCCCCCTCCTGCGCTCCTCATTTCAACAGCACCTGGGGCGGAGGCCGGATTATCTGAACTGAGCTATCTGCTGGGAGCACTTTGCACGTGGGTGCTGGGTTGGTGTGGAAAGGGTGATCGCTTTCTTTGGATGGCTGTTTTTGAAGCTGCTCTTCTGCTCTGCACAGCTGTGCGCCTGGGGCACGTGGGTCTGCGTTTCGGGGGCTGCCTGCTGTGCCCACGTTGATTCTGGTCTCTCTGTTCCTCAGCCTCTGGTGCTGCACCAAGACAGTAGCATCTTGGAGTCAAGGGACCTGCGCCTAGAAAAGCGCACCTTGTTTCGGTAAGAGGAAGATCGCTGTCATTCACCTGAGGCTCCCAGAGCCAACCCCGTGTGCCCACCACCTGCTGGTCTCTGCACTTAGCGGGTGGCCTATGGATGCTCCATGCTGGGCTACGATGGGGTGTCGGGGCggggggagggtggaggcccACACGAGGCAGCCCCCCTACAAGCCCGGGGGTGAGAGGcgccctctcctccctgccccgtGAACAGGGACTGCCCTGGCCTGGTGAGCCCAGCCCCCTAAGATGCCgagagggaggggcaggagtgCTCTCTGTAGGGTGGATGCCCCACAGGTAGCCAGGCTGCTGTGCAGGACACTGCTATCCCTGGAGGAGGAGACCATAGCCCTTGCTTGGCCTGACTTTTCCCACGTGGAGGAAGGCACGTTCTGATCAGCTGGGGCTGAACTGGGGGGCACACCGAGGCCTTGAGGGCGGCCTGGGGCTGTGCTGTAGTTCTGCTCATGAGACTGATCTCCTAATGAGGGCTGACATGAGTTGGTAGTGAATTTTTTCATCCCCCACCAGGCTGGATCTTGTTCCGATTAACCGGTCAGTGGGACTCAAGGCCAAGCCCACCAAGCCCGTCACGGAGGTGCTGCGGCCCGTGGTGGCCAAATACGGCCTGGACCTCAGTGGCCTGCTGGTGAGGCTGGTGAGTGTTGCACGGGGCCCGGGCGTCGTCACCGCAGGCACTGTCTGTTCCCTTTGGCAGCCTCTGTGTTGTTCACTGAAGAGGGCACACCAAGAAGCGGTGTCTTCCCCTGATCTGGTTGTCCCCCTTGGAGGAGAGGGCACAGCCTCTGCCATCCCCAGTTCTCGTTCTGTGCAGTGGGAGCCATCATGGTTTATTTGTACCTTGGTCATTCCAAAAAGAATTGATATTTGAGAGGTGGTTTTGCTCCAGGGAGGCCAAAATGAGAAACAAAGCAACCAACCCTGGACTCTCCTCCGCTGTTGGCCAATGTGATCAGATAAGAGAGTGCGGATGGCCCTGCCCCCACTGCACCTGCTGGGCCTGGGCATTGTGCTGATGCCCCCAGTGCACGGTCACATGGAGATGTCCTGATTCTCACCTGCACTTTGTAGATGGAAGAACTCAGCTGGCATTTCCAGGCTGCGCCATTATGATGTGAATGGGGTTAAGAAAGAAAACACCACGTGGGGTGGTGACCGCAGGTGCTGGGCAGGCCACGCGAGATGGCGAGAGCTGGGCCCCGCTGAGGGTGCTCCGGAGCGTGGGGGTTCAGGGCACAGCGTCTGCCTAGTCTTCTTTCCTTGAAAACTTTATTGGAGCAATGATTTCAAGTATTTTCAGGATTTTAGTTTTCCCTGAAACTACACTCAAAATTATTCAAGAGCTTTGAAGTGAACAAGAAGAACCTATTAAATTATTTACAGACACCACCTCCGAGGGTAACCTGAAGCCTCTTCCCCGCACTGCAGGCTCCATCCTGGAGTCCAGAAATCTGCAGGTGGGAGACAGACCTGGCCTGGCTCCCAGGTGTGCCCCTCTGGCCGACTCTGGGGAGACGCTGCGCAATTGTTTAGCCCCTGTGTGTCACAGTTTCCCTGACTGTAAAATGGGGTTGGTCGTGGCAGCGTGCTCGTGGCATGGTTGGGGGGCGCCAGGGTGGAAGGGCTGGCTGCGGTCAGGCTCGTTCCCTGTGAGCTGCGGCCCTCGGCTGCCGAGGCTGTGGGGGCTATGGAGGATTCGTGTGGAATGGGTTGTTTGGGATGTGGCTTTTCCTTGGACGCTGTCTCCTGACCTCTCCAGTGAATTCTGTGGCCCCCTGTGTCCACGAATGTGGTGGAGAAGGCGGGACCTGGGGCAGTTCCTCTGCTTCCCCCGCAGGGCCCACCACGCCTGCCCAGCGGACGGGCCCCTTCACGAGCTTAGAGCCTCTCCCGCCTGGCATTGGACGGCTGTCATTCCCCTGACTGACAGATCGTGAATGCCAAACATGTTCAGATGTCTCTTCTTAACAGTGACTATGGCAGGTGAAGAGTCAGATTCTCTGCCAGAGGAGAGCTCTGATGCAGAGACAAGAACTCCAGCCCTGTGGCTAGTGGCGCTTCATTTCAGCCTCAAACCTGGTCCTAAAGTTGTCTGTCTTTGCTTCCTCGTTTACAAAGGGGAACATCTGCTCTCAGTATTCCCCTCATAGCAGTTTCGAGGGTCAGTATTTCCCTCATAGCAGCGTCCGAGGGTCAGTGTTCCCCTTGTAGCAGCGACCAAGGGTTGCCACCTCCTGCGTGATTCCATCGAGCTTAGGATGGTCGTGCAGTCGGGACCCATGTCGGGAGACGGCTCAGCCCCAGCTTGTGTGCCTCAGTCAGGCAGGCCTCACCTCGGGGCCATCTCCTGCGTGACTCCATCAAGCCTAGGACAGTCATGCAGTCGGGTGGGATCACACACATCTGTTCCCTGAAGTTCCAGTCTGGGTAAATTATTCAGTGCCGATCTCTGCCCTAGAGTGGAGAGAAGGAGCCCCTGGACCTTGGCGCCCCTATATCGAGTCTGGACGGACAGCGGGTTGTCTTGGAGGAGAAGGATCCTTCCAGAGGAAAGGGTGAGTAGGGCTGGTGCAGCGGATGGGGAGAGGGTGAGTGGGTCCAGTGCAGGGGAGGGGGCTATGGAGCCGGTGCAGGGGAGGGGGTGAGTGGGGCCAGTGCAGAGGAGGGGCAGGTGGGGCTTGCGCAGGAGAGGGGGTGGGCGGGGCCTGCACAGAGTAGAGGATAAGTGGGGCCAGCGCAGGGGAGGGGGCTGTGGGGCCTGCACAGGGTAGGGGGCAGGTGGGGCTGGTGCAGGGGAGGGGGCTGTGGGGTTGGCATAGGGGAGAGGGCGAGCGGGGCCAGTGCAGGGGAGGGGGCTGTGGGGTTGGCATAGGGGAGAGGGTGAGCGGGGCCAGTGCAGGGGAGGGGGCTGTGGAGTTGGCACAGGGGAGAGGGCGAGCGGGGCCAGTGCAGGGGAGGGGGCTGTGGGGTTGGCATAGGGGAGAGGGCGAGTGGGGCCAGTGCAGGGGAGGGGGCTGTGGGGTTGGCATAGGGGAGAGGGCGAGCGGGGCCAGTGCAGGGGAGAGGGTGAGTGGGGCTTGTGCAGGAGAGAGGGCAGGCGGGGCTGGCCCAGGGGAGGGGGAGGCTTTGGAGTTAGTACACAAAAGAGAATTGGTCTGGGCCCCCTGGTCCCTCCTTGGTGCCCTGATCTGGCGCCCTTCCCTCCAGGCACAAAACAGGAAGCCAGGGCAGTAGGCGCCTGTGCTCTGCCCGGCAAAGCGGAGGCTGCAGGCTCGGTCATTTGGGCTGGTTCTGCAGTTCCTTGCGTGCAGGGAATCGGGCGGTCGACAGAGCTCTTTCCAACGTGTTGCCTTGGTCATGACAGTCCTGCCCTGGGGAAGCTGGGTCCGGCCAGCAGCCTTCGGAGATGGGCTCGTCGCCCGGCCCCCACCTCATCCTGACGCGCAGGAGCTGGCCCTCCTTAGAGCCCTTGTTGAGAACCGTGCGTGAGGAAGGTTACTCAGACCCAGGAGGGTGGGTCCTGTTTGTAGCTGTCCCCAGGGACAGGCAGAGGCGTGGCCTTGGGGCCTGCAGGTGCCGTAGGGAGGTGTGTCTTGGAAAGAGCTTTCTGGAAACCCACCTGCAGATGTTCTAGGTAGAGAGCTCACTTTGTGAGGAGCCACTTCAGGTGACATTGGGCTGCCCCTCTGCCTTGCAGGTTGTTGGCCCTGATGATGTCACGCAGGGAGCACGTGGCTCACTTGTCCCCACCCAGGGAGACCTGGGCCATGGGTCCCAGTCAGAAGCAAGCGCTGAGGCCATTAGTCCTGGAGCTCCAACTCTTGCTCCCCTCCCCAACTCCTCACAGAGCAGAGACCCTTCCCCAAGCCCACCCTTTGCTCTAGGGAAAGCCTTACCCCGGGCCCTGACACCCACCCAGGCAGGTGGGGCAGGCACAGCATGTGTAACCCAGCAGGGCGGCCAGCAGCTTTGCCCCGGCTGACCCTCTGTGCCCAGGGCCTGCTGGGCCTCGGGGCCTGTTTGTGTACAGGCAAGTCCTGTGGTGGAGCTTGGCGCTCAGCGTTTTTGTAGGGCTGTATGTGGGGCAGGAGCGCGACTCCTCCAGTCACATTTGGGCCACAGAAATGGGCTTGAGGCCGTTAGTGCCAGCAGAGGCCAGCCTGTGGCCCTGGCATGGGGCAAAGGctgtatttgaaaatatgtcacggactggcacagtggctcatgcctgtaatcccagcacttttggaggccaaggtgggtggatcacctgaggtcaggagttcgaaaccagcctggccagcatggtgaaacctcgtctctactaaaaatacaaaaattagctgggtgtggtggcgcatgcctgtaatcccagctacatgggaggctgaggcaggagaattgcttgaacccaggatgcgcgggttgcagtgagccgagatcgtgccactgcactccagcctgggagacagagtgagactctgtctcaaaaaaagaaaaaaaagaaagaaaagagaaagaaaatatgtcatAAATGTAAGACTCTGACTTTCTAGAGAATATTTATGCCAAATAGTATATGAAATGAGCTTTTCAATTTCAACATCACTCCTCCAGCAAGTCCCTAGTTAGATGTACGGAGCCCGGCTGTGTGCGTGGAGGACGGGCCCTCTCTCCTGTCCCATGGGGACTCCCCTCAGGGCTGTGCGTGGTGAATAAGGGCAGCAGATGCCTTGTGGCTTCTCTACAGCTTTGCTCTCAGAGACAGTAGGAGCAGGTTGTCTATGAAACATTCAGATGGATTTGCGAGTCCCTGAAGTCATAAAGCTTTCTTATGTTTAGCATCCGCAGATAAACAGAAAGGTGTGCCAGTGAAACAGAACACAGCTGTAAATTCCAGCTCCAGAAACCACTCGGCTACGGTAATTCCCCACCCTGGCCCACCCTGTGCCCTGCTCCTCTCGCTGTGGCCCCCGCCTGCCCTGTGCAGTGCCCTGGTGCTTCCTTACCGCCTGCTTATCACTGTGTGTCTCCCCCACGCTCCTTGGCGGGGTCTCTCTTGTCCCTGCCGATGCCCAGCTCCCTCTTACCTGTGAAGGActggctttcttttcttctgaggtGGGAGTGGTTGTGCCTTAAATGCTATTCTTGTTTGTAATCCTTATCATTGCAATGGTTTTTCTGCAATGCATGTAAATTCTGTATCAATGCAATCTATTTCATAGAGCCTTCTACTCTCTAACTAATGAATGATGTATTGTCGTGTATTGAAATGAAAGTAGAACTTTGACTTTCCTTCTAATGCAGGGAGAGGAAAGAACACTAGGCAAGTCtaattctattaaaataaaaggagaaaatggaaaaaatgctAGGGATCCCCGGCTttcaaagagagaagaatctattgcaaagattgggaaaaaaaaatatcagaaaattaaTTTGGACGAAGCAGAGGGTATGTgaactttttaaaacttccacGTTTTTAGTAAATGCACAGTTAGTTTCCAGTATAGTCAGTAGATCTGCTTTGAGCTGTCAGCATCTGGGTGACTGCGGTCCGTCCCTGTGGCCTGGAAGACATGTTTCTCCCGGGGGCAGTCTGTGGGCTGTTGGCATCACTTCACCGAAACCCCAGTTTTGAGACTGAGTGCCAGGCCTCCTAGGGCGTCAGGGGCAGCCGATGTGAGCAGCACTGTCTGCCCTGAGATGCCAGAGGCCCCcgcaggctctgcctccctctcACCCCAGCTCCTCCCTATGGCCCCGCCACTGGCTTGTGCCAGGGTCCCCAGCGTGACTGGAGGCACAGTTAGCATTAGAGAGTCCACCCCAGGCAgagctgggcacccaggtgaggggAGGTGGAGCACACTGGCCTGGAAGGACCGTGGGCTTGCTGAGCTCTCTTGGCTACGGGGGTCAGTGAGGAAGGTCAGCCTGCACACACCCCTGGCCTCCAGGAGAGACAACAGGCACACTGGAAGACTGAGATGGAGAGATGAGTCCTTTCTTGAAGCTCCTTTTTCTCCAGAAGTTTATAACAAGGAGAAGCATTGAAAACAGAGTCAAAACCAACAGCTGTCACCGTGACCTGAATTTTCATCCAGGGTGTACTTGCCAGTCCACCTGGCGTGTCACAGCTTTGTCACAGCTGTCTGTGGAGTCTGACCTCACGGTAAAACTAAAACACACCTCCAGCCTTTGTTGGCCACGGAGCACAAGTAAATCACACGCCCTCTTTGAAGCTTGTATGTTTCTGAGAACCAGTGAAGTCGGAGATTTGAGGTTCCTTGTAGTTGTTAAAAACTCCGAGTATAATTCCAGTGCTAGAGAAAGCCCAGTTTAGACGCCATCTACCTCGAATGGTGGCCTTGGGGCCTGCTACACCAGAAAACCCAGCCCAGGTAAGAAAAGGAGAGTTCTGGAGGAGCCAGCCAAGAAGCTGGAGGCACCTGCAGGCCCCCGCAGTGGCTGGGCAGTGGGAGGCCCAGGGGCACCCGTCCTGGCCCCTCGGGGCTGTGGAGCTTCAGTGCGGAGAGGGAGAGCACATGTTGCCCCCTCTGCCCTAGGCCTGGGAGGACCACCCTCTGCCCAGAGGCAGTGACCCCGAGAGGCAGGCGTGGATTTGAGGGTGCCCCTTCCCAGACCACCCGTCTCAGGGCCTTCCTCTACCTCCCCTCCTCGGGTTCATTCTGCTCCCGACTTTGAGGACTGCAGCTGCAGCTGGGACCCGGGCGGGTGCCTCAGATGCTGACCAACCGGAGGAGGGGGCCAGTCCTCAGAGGGCCCCAAGTGTTAAATTGAAAGCCCAGGCCAGAGAGTCCCACAGTTTCCTACTCAGACGGCATCAGCGCGTAACCGTGTTGAGTCAAGCGTCTCGTTTGTTCAAGTCTGGACCTCACACAGCGTGGTTTTTAGGGAGTACACAGCTTTTTCAGACTCCTGAAGACAGAGTATGCTAGAAGCCCCAGGGCTGTCCCTTCCGCTGTCTGTGGGAAGATAGTGTGGACGGAAAAGGGCTCTTGTTGACCCACAGCTGATAGGGTGTTAGGACAGCCCAGGATGAGAGCTTTCTAGAATGTTCTGCTGTGATAGTCATTAATGTGAAACTCTCTAAAACACGGTCACTCTGGGTTTTCTTCCAATAGAGTTTTTTGAGCTTATTTCCAAAGCTCAGAGCAACAGAGCAGATGACCAACGTGGGCTGCTAAGGAAGGAAGACCTGGTGTTGCCAGAGTTCCTCCGTTTACCTCCTGGTTCCACAGAACTCACCCTCCCCACTCCAGCTGCTGTGGCCAAGGGCTTTAGCAAGAGAAGCGCCACAGGCAACGGCCGGGAGAGCGCCTCCCAGCCCGGCGAGCGGTGGGAGCCAGTCCAGGATAGCAGCGACAGCCCGTCCACCAGCCCGGGCTCAGCCTCCAGCCCCCCTGGACCTCCTGGGACGACCCCCCCCGGGCAGAAGTCTCCCAGCGGGCCCTTCTGCACTCCCCAGTCCCCCGTCTCCCTCGCGCAGGAGGGCACCGCCCAGATCTGGAAGAGGCAGTCTCAGGAAGTGGAGGCCGGGGGCATCCAGACGGTGGAGGATGAGCACGTGGCCGAGCTGACCCTGATGGGGGAGGGGGACATCAGCAGCCCCAACAGCACCTTGCTGCCACCGCCCTCCACCCCCCAGGACGTGCCAGGACCTTCCAGACCAGGTACCTCCAGGTTCTGATCCCTCCACCTTGGCCCCGTCAGCGTGGTCTGCTCAGCTTCCAGTCAGAAAGGACAGTGGGCCCCCGGCTGCCACTGTTTGCTGGTGGTCTCCGTGACCCCCTCCTCACCTGCTGGTTGGGGGCTTCCTTGGCCCTCTTGGAAAGGAGGGGCTCGTGTGGCCCCAGGCCAGTGTCTGTCAGGATGGTCCCCCCGAGGCGCTCCGGGCAGGCATCCTGGTGTCCTGAGAGGCTCTTGCAGGAATGATACGTGGCAGTGCCTGCAGCGAGGTCTGGGAACACCCTGGGTGAGGCCTGGGGGTTTCCGAAAATGGAGGCATTCCTTTCCAAATCTGGACAGCGATCGTTTTTAGTGTTTCTGTCTCAAGACTGGAAAACAATAGCATTTGTCTTGAGTGAGGAAGTGAAGCCCGCTGTGTTCATAGCAGGAGAGGGCTC
This DNA window, taken from Pan troglodytes isolate AG18354 chromosome 3, NHGRI_mPanTro3-v2.0_pri, whole genome shotgun sequence, encodes the following:
- the RGS12 gene encoding regulator of G-protein signaling 12 isoform X4; the protein is MFKEQQLQIFNLMKFDSYTRFLKSPLYQECILAEVEGRALPDSQQVPSSPASKHSLGSDHSSVSTPKKLSGKSKSGRSLNEELGDEESEKKRKGAFFSWSRTRSTGRSQKKREHGDHADDALHANGGLCRRESQGSVSSAGSLDLSEACRTLAPEKDKATKHCCIHLPDGTSCVVAVKAGFSIKDILSGLCERHGINGAAADLFLVGGDKPLVLHQDSSILESRDLRLEKRTLFRLDLVPINRSVGLKAKPTKPVTEVLRPVVAKYGLDLSGLLVRLSGEKEPLDLGAPISSLDGQRVVLEEKDPSRGKASADKQKGVPVKQNTAVNSSSRNHSATGEERTLGKSNSIKIKGENGKNARDPRLSKREESIAKIGKKKYQKINLDEAEEFFELISKAQSNRADDQRGLLRKEDLVLPEFLRLPPGSTELTLPTPAAVAKGFSKRSATGNGRESASQPGERWEPVQDSSDSPSTSPGSASSPPGPPGTTPPGQKSPSGPFCTPQSPVSLAQEGTAQIWKRQSQEVEAGGIQTVEDEHVAELTLMGEGDISSPNSTLLPPPSTPQDVPGPSRPGSGTHGSRDLPVIDVDLVTGSAPGRDGGIAGAQAGPGRSQASGGPPTSDLPGLGPVPGEPAKPKTSAHHATFV
- the RGS12 gene encoding regulator of G-protein signaling 12 isoform X5, yielding MFERLRKIKRAQNLGGELDSLSLLNARLLGDHLGDPRDSVSLAPLMILSLQLCLMADFLRKEFSEENILFWQACEYFNHVPAHDKKELSYRAREIFSKFLCSKATTPVNIDSQAQLADDVLRAPHPDMFKEQQLQIFNLMKFDSYTRFLKSPLYQECILAEVEGRALPDSQQVPSSPASKHSLGSDHSSVSTPKKLSGKSKSGRSLNEELGDEESEKKRKGAFFSWSRTRSTGRSQKKREHGDHADDALHANGGLCRRESQGSVSSAGSLDLSEACRTLAPEKDKATKHCCIHLPDGTSCVVAVKAGFSIKDILSGLCERHGINGAAADLFLVGGDKPLVLHQDSSILESRDLRLEKRTLFRLDLVPINRSVGLKAKPTKPVTEVLRPVVAKYGLDLSGLLVRLSGEKEPLDLGAPISSLDGQRVVLEEKDPSRGKASADKQKGVPVKQNTAVNSSSRNHSATGEERTLGKSNSIKIKGENGKNARDPRLSKREESIAKIGKKKYQKINLDEAEEFFELISKAQSNRADDQRGLLRKEDLVLPEFLRLPPGSTELTLPTPAAVAKGFSKRSATGNGRESASQPGERWEPVQDSSDSPSTSPGSASSPPGPPGTTPPGQKSPSGPFCTPQSPVSLAQEGTAQIWKRQSQEVEAGGIQTVEDEHVAELTLMGEGDISSPNSTLLPPPSTPQDVPGPSRPGSGTHGSRDLPVIDVDLVTGSAPGRDGGIAGAQAGPGRSQASGGPPTSDLPGLGPVPGEPAKPKTSAHHATFV
- the RGS12 gene encoding regulator of G-protein signaling 12 isoform X3; its protein translation is MNLGKELSNETHVSNDQQSATVSDGELTGADLKDCVSNNSLSSNASLPSVQSCRRLRERRVASWAVSFERLLQDPVGVRYFSDFLRKEFSEENILFWQACEYFNHVPAHDKKELSYRAREIFSKFLCSKATTPVNIDSQAQLADDVLRAPHPDMFKEQQLQIFNLMKFDSYTRFLKSPLYQECILAEVEGRALPDSQQVPSSPASKHSLGSDHSSVSTPKKLSGKSKSGRSLNEELGDEESEKKRKGAFFSWSRTRSTGRSQKKREHGDHADDALHANGGLCRRESQGSVSSAGSLDLSEACRTLAPEKDKATKHCCIHLPDGTSCVVAVKAGFSIKDILSGLCERHGINGAAADLFLVGGDKPLVLHQDSSILESRDLRLEKRTLFRLDLVPINRSVGLKAKPTKPVTEVLRPVVAKYGLDLSGLLVRLSGEKEPLDLGAPISSLDGQRVVLEEKDPSRGKASADKQKGVPVKQNTAVNSSSRNHSATGEERTLGKSNSIKIKGENGKNARDPRLSKREESIAKIGKKKYQKINLDEAEEFFELISKAQSNRADDQRGLLRKEDLVLPEFLRLPPGSTELTLPTPAAVAKGFSKRSATGNGRESASQPGERWEPVQDSSDSPSTSPGSASSPPGPPGTTPPGQKSPSGPFCTPQSPVSLAQEGTAQIWKRQSQEVEAGGIQTVEDEHVAELTLMGEGDISSPNSTLLPPPSTPQDVPGPSRPGSGTHGSRDLPVIDVDLVTGSAPGRDGGIAGAQAGPGRSQASGGPPTSDLPGLGPVPGEPAKPKTSAHHATFV